The following coding sequences are from one Macaca nemestrina isolate mMacNem1 chromosome 1, mMacNem.hap1, whole genome shotgun sequence window:
- the LOC105494896 gene encoding 2-(3-amino-3-carboxypropyl)histidine synthase subunit 2 isoform X3, whose translation MESMFSSPAEAALQREAGVPGLLTPLPDLDRVYELERVAGFIRDLGCERVALQFPDQLLGDAVAVAARLEETTGSKMFILGDTAYGSCCMDVLGAEQAGAQALIHFGPACLSPPARPLPVAFVLGQRSVALELCVKAFEAQNPDPKAPVALLSEPACAHALGSPFHVPLPPPESELWETPDVSLITGDLRPPPAWKSSNDTGCLALTPRPQLELAESSPAASFLSSRSWQGLEPRLGQTPVTEAVSGRRGIAIAYDDEGSG comes from the exons ATGGAGTCGATGTTTAGCAGCCCTGCCGAGGCGGCGCTGCAGCGAGAGGCGGGGGTGCCAGGACTGCTCACTCCTCTCCCGGACCTGGACCGAGTGTACGAGCTGGAGCGAGTCGCTGGATTTATCCGCGACCTGGGGTGTGAACGA GTTGCCTTGCAGTTCCCTGACCAGCTATTGGGAGAtgctgtggctgtggctgcacGACTGGAGGAGACGACAGGGTCAAAGATGTTCATTCTGGGGGACACAGCCTACGGCAG CTGCTGCATGGATGTGCTGGGTGCTGAGCAAGCTGGAGCTCAGGCTCTCATACATTTTGGCCCTGCCTGCTTAAGCCCCCCAGCCCGCCCACTGCCCGTCGCCTTCGTCCTTGGTCAACGTTCTGTGGCCTTGGAGCTCTGCGTCAAGGCCTTTGAGGCCCAGAACCCAGACCCCAAAGCGCCTGTGGCGCTGCTGAGTGAGCCGGCCTGTGCCCATGCCCTGG GCTCTCCCTTCCACGTGCCTCTCCCACCACCTGAGTCAGAGCTGTGGGAAACCCCAGATGTGTCACTCATTACTGGAGATCTCCGACCCCCACCTGCCTGGAAGTCATCAAATGATACTGGATGCTTGGCCCTGACCCCACGGCCCCAGCTGGAACTGGCTGAGAGCAGTCCTGCAG CCTCATTCCTTAGTTCCCGGAGCTGGCAAGGGCTGGAGCCCCGCCTGGGTCAGACGCCAGTGACAGAAGCTGTGAGTGGAAGACGAGGGATTGCCATCGCCTATGATGATGAGGGAAGCGGCTGA
- the LOC105494896 gene encoding 2-(3-amino-3-carboxypropyl)histidine synthase subunit 2 isoform X2 encodes MLWLWLHDWRRRQGQRCSFWGTQPTAEALATLLRPRYLDLLVSSPAFPLPVGSLSPEPKPLERFGRYFSLAPGRRLEEYGAFYVGGSEASPDPDLDPDLSRLLLGWAPGRPFFSCCPDTGKTQDEGARAGRLRARRRYLVERARDAHVVGLLAGTLGVAQHREALAHLRNLTQAAGKRSYVLALGRPTPAKLANFPEVDVFVLLACPLGALAPQLSGSFFRPILAPCELEAACNPAWPPPGLAPHLTHYADLLPGSPFHVPLPPPESELWETPDVSLITGDLRPPPAWKSSNDTGCLALTPRPQLELAESSPAASFLSSRSWQGLEPRLGQTPVTEAVSGRRGIAIAYDDEGSG; translated from the exons AtgctgtggctgtggctgcacGACTGGAGGAGACGACAGGGTCAAAGATGTTCATTCTGGGGGACACAGCCTACGGCAG AGGCTCTGGCTACTCTCCTGCGCCCACGGTACCTGGACCTGCTAGTCTCCAGCCCAGCTTTTCCCCTGCCAGTGGGTTCCCTGAGTCCAGAGCCTAAGCCCCTGGAGCGTTTTGGGCGCTACTTCTCTCTTGCCCCAGGGAGGCGTCTAGAAGAGTATGGTGCCTTCTACGTGGGGGGCTCTGAGGCCAGCCCTGACCCAGACCTTGACCCAGACCTGAGTCGGCTGCTTTTGGGGTGGGCACCAGGTCGACCCTTCTTCTCCTGCTGCCCAGATACAGGGAAGACTCAGGATGAGGGTGCCCGGGCTGGACGGCTAAGGGCACGAAGACGATATCTGGTAGAGAGGGCCAGAGATGCCCACGTTGTAGGGCTGCTGGCAGGCACACTGGGTGTAGCTCAACACCGTGAGGCACTGGCCCACTTGCGGAACCTGACTCAGGCTGCCGGCAAGCGTAGCTATGTGTTGGCCCTGGGGCGGCCCACCCCCGCCAAGCTTGCCAACTTCCCTGAGGTGGATGTCTTTGTGTTATTAGCCTGTCCTCTGGGTGCCCTAGCCCCCCAGCTTTCTGGTAGCTTCTTCCGGCCTATACTGGCACCATGTGAGCTGGAAGCTGCCTGCAACCCTGCCTGGCCACCTCCAGGCCTGGCTCCCCACCTCACACATTATGCAGACTTATTGCCTG GCTCTCCCTTCCACGTGCCTCTCCCACCACCTGAGTCAGAGCTGTGGGAAACCCCAGATGTGTCACTCATTACTGGAGATCTCCGACCCCCACCTGCCTGGAAGTCATCAAATGATACTGGATGCTTGGCCCTGACCCCACGGCCCCAGCTGGAACTGGCTGAGAGCAGTCCTGCAG CCTCATTCCTTAGTTCCCGGAGCTGGCAAGGGCTGGAGCCCCGCCTGGGTCAGACGCCAGTGACAGAAGCTGTGAGTGGAAGACGAGGGATTGCCATCGCCTATGATGATGAGGGAAGCGGCTGA
- the LOC105494896 gene encoding 2-(3-amino-3-carboxypropyl)histidine synthase subunit 2 isoform X1: protein MESMFSSPAEAALQREAGVPGLLTPLPDLDRVYELERVAGFIRDLGCERVALQFPDQLLGDAVAVAARLEETTGSKMFILGDTAYGSCCMDVLGAEQAGAQALIHFGPACLSPPARPLPVAFVLGQRSVALELCVKAFEAQNPDPKAPVALLSEPACAHALEALATLLRPRYLDLLVSSPAFPLPVGSLSPEPKPLERFGRYFSLAPGRRLEEYGAFYVGGSEASPDPDLDPDLSRLLLGWAPGRPFFSCCPDTGKTQDEGARAGRLRARRRYLVERARDAHVVGLLAGTLGVAQHREALAHLRNLTQAAGKRSYVLALGRPTPAKLANFPEVDVFVLLACPLGALAPQLSGSFFRPILAPCELEAACNPAWPPPGLAPHLTHYADLLPGSPFHVPLPPPESELWETPDVSLITGDLRPPPAWKSSNDTGCLALTPRPQLELAESSPAASFLSSRSWQGLEPRLGQTPVTEAVSGRRGIAIAYDDEGSG, encoded by the exons ATGGAGTCGATGTTTAGCAGCCCTGCCGAGGCGGCGCTGCAGCGAGAGGCGGGGGTGCCAGGACTGCTCACTCCTCTCCCGGACCTGGACCGAGTGTACGAGCTGGAGCGAGTCGCTGGATTTATCCGCGACCTGGGGTGTGAACGA GTTGCCTTGCAGTTCCCTGACCAGCTATTGGGAGAtgctgtggctgtggctgcacGACTGGAGGAGACGACAGGGTCAAAGATGTTCATTCTGGGGGACACAGCCTACGGCAG CTGCTGCATGGATGTGCTGGGTGCTGAGCAAGCTGGAGCTCAGGCTCTCATACATTTTGGCCCTGCCTGCTTAAGCCCCCCAGCCCGCCCACTGCCCGTCGCCTTCGTCCTTGGTCAACGTTCTGTGGCCTTGGAGCTCTGCGTCAAGGCCTTTGAGGCCCAGAACCCAGACCCCAAAGCGCCTGTGGCGCTGCTGAGTGAGCCGGCCTGTGCCCATGCCCTGG AGGCTCTGGCTACTCTCCTGCGCCCACGGTACCTGGACCTGCTAGTCTCCAGCCCAGCTTTTCCCCTGCCAGTGGGTTCCCTGAGTCCAGAGCCTAAGCCCCTGGAGCGTTTTGGGCGCTACTTCTCTCTTGCCCCAGGGAGGCGTCTAGAAGAGTATGGTGCCTTCTACGTGGGGGGCTCTGAGGCCAGCCCTGACCCAGACCTTGACCCAGACCTGAGTCGGCTGCTTTTGGGGTGGGCACCAGGTCGACCCTTCTTCTCCTGCTGCCCAGATACAGGGAAGACTCAGGATGAGGGTGCCCGGGCTGGACGGCTAAGGGCACGAAGACGATATCTGGTAGAGAGGGCCAGAGATGCCCACGTTGTAGGGCTGCTGGCAGGCACACTGGGTGTAGCTCAACACCGTGAGGCACTGGCCCACTTGCGGAACCTGACTCAGGCTGCCGGCAAGCGTAGCTATGTGTTGGCCCTGGGGCGGCCCACCCCCGCCAAGCTTGCCAACTTCCCTGAGGTGGATGTCTTTGTGTTATTAGCCTGTCCTCTGGGTGCCCTAGCCCCCCAGCTTTCTGGTAGCTTCTTCCGGCCTATACTGGCACCATGTGAGCTGGAAGCTGCCTGCAACCCTGCCTGGCCACCTCCAGGCCTGGCTCCCCACCTCACACATTATGCAGACTTATTGCCTG GCTCTCCCTTCCACGTGCCTCTCCCACCACCTGAGTCAGAGCTGTGGGAAACCCCAGATGTGTCACTCATTACTGGAGATCTCCGACCCCCACCTGCCTGGAAGTCATCAAATGATACTGGATGCTTGGCCCTGACCCCACGGCCCCAGCTGGAACTGGCTGAGAGCAGTCCTGCAG CCTCATTCCTTAGTTCCCGGAGCTGGCAAGGGCTGGAGCCCCGCCTGGGTCAGACGCCAGTGACAGAAGCTGTGAGTGGAAGACGAGGGATTGCCATCGCCTATGATGATGAGGGAAGCGGCTGA
- the LOC105494895 gene encoding importin-13 isoform X1, translating into MERREEQPGAAGAGAAPALDFTVENVEKDPEWPAPVQSCAVLQALHQLYYDPNIENKNLAQKWLMQAQVSPQAWHFSWQLLQPDKVPEIQYFGASALHIKISRYWSDIPTDQYESLKAQLFTQITRFASGSKIVLTRLCVALASLALSMMPDAWPCAVADMVRLFQAEDSPVDGQGRCLALLELLTVLPEEFQTSRLPQYRKGLVRTSLAVECGAVFPLLEQLLQQPSSPSCVRQKVLKCFSSWVQLEVPLQDCEALIQAAFAALQDSELFDSSVEAIVNAISQPDAQRYVNTLLKLIPLVLGLQEQLRQAVQNGDMETSHGICRIAVALGENHSRALLDQVEHWQSFLALVNMIMFCTGIPGHYPVNETTSSLTLTFWYTLQDDILSFEAEKQAVYQQVYRPVYFQLVDVLLHKAQFPSDEEYGFWSSDEKEQFRIYRVDISDTLMYVYEMLGAELLSNLYDKLGRLLTSSEEPYSWQHTEALLYGFQSIAETIDVNYSDVVPGLIGLIPRISISNVQLADTVMFTIGALSEWLADHPVMINSVLPLVLHALGNPELSVSSVSTLKKICRECKYDLPPYAANIVAVSQDVLMKQIHKTSQCMWLMQALGFLLSALQVEEILKNLHSLISPYIQQLEKLAEEIPNPSNKLAIVHILGLLSNLFTTLDISHHEDDHEGPELRKLPVPQGPNPVVVVLQQVFQLIQKVLSKWLNDAQVVEAVCAIFEKSVKTLLDDFAPMVPQLCEMLGRMYSTIPQASALDLTRQLVHIFAHEPAHFPPIEALFLLVTSVTLTLFQQGPRDHPDIVDSFMQLLAQALKRKPDLFLCERLDVKAVFQCAVLALKFPEAPTVKASCGFFTELLPRCGEVESVGKVVQEDGRMLLIAVLEAIGGQASRSLMDCFADILFALNKHCFSLLSMWIKEALQPPGFPSARLSPEQKDTFSQQILRERVNKRRVKEMVKEFTLLCRGLHGTDYTADY; encoded by the exons ATGGAGCGGCGGGAGGAGCAGCCGGGGGCTGCAGGGGCTGGAGCAGCACCAGCCTTGGACTTCACTGTGGAGAACGTGGAGAAG GATCCAGAGTGGCCAGCACCTGTTCAGTCCTGTGCTGTCCTGCAGGCGCTGCACCAGCTCTACTATGACCCCAACATTGAGAACAAGAACCTGGCTCAGAAGTGGCTGATGCAGGCCCAGGTCTCCCCACAGGCCTGGCACTTCAGCTGGCAGCTACTGCAACCTGACAAGGTACCAGAGATCCAGTACTTTGGGGCCAGTGCTCTTCACATCAAGATCTCTCGCTACTGGAGTGACATCCCCACTGACCAGTATGAAAGCCTAAAGGCACAGCTCTTCACCCAGATCACCCGCTTTGCCAGTGGCTCCAAGATTGTACTGACTCGGCTGTGCGTGGCACTGGCCTCACTGGCTCTCAGCATGATGCCTGACGCTTGGCCATGTGCTGTGGCAGATATGGTACGACTCTTCCAGGCTGAGGACTCACCAGTGGATGGCCAGGGTCGCTGCCTAGCCCTGCTAGAGCTACTGACAGTGCTGCctgaggagttccagaccagccgcCTACCCCAGTACCGCAAAGGCCTGGTGCGGACCAGCCTGGCGGTGGAATGTGGGGCTGTCTTCCCGCTGCTGGAGCAACTACTACAGCAGCCCAGCTCACCCAGCTGTGTGCGTCAGAAGGTGCTCAAGTGTTTCTCCAGCTGGGTGCAGCTGGAGGTGCCACTGCAGGACTGTGAGGCGCTCATTCAGGCTGCCTTCGCTGCTCTGCAGGACTCGGAGCTCTTCGACAGCAGTGTGGAGGCCATTGTGAATGCCATCTCACAGCCTGATGCCCAGAG GTACGTGAACACGCTCCTGAAGCTCATCCCGCTGGTGCTGGGTCTGCAGGAACAACTGCGGCAGGCAGTGCAGAACGGGGACATGGAGACCTCCCATGGCATCTGTCGCATCGCTGTGGCCCTGGGCGAGAACCACTCCCG GGCCTTGCTGGACCAAGTAGAGCACTGGCAGAGTTTCCTGGCACTTGTCAACATGATTATGTTCTGCACAGGCATCCCTGGCCACTATCCTGTCAATGAGACCACCAGCTCCCTAACCCTCACCTTCTGGTACACGCTGCAG GATGATATTCTATCCTTTGAGGCAGAGAAGCAGGCTGTATACCAGCAGGTGTACCGGCCAGTCTACTTCCAGCTGGTGGATGTGCTTCTGCACAAGGCCCAGTTCCCTTCTGATGAGGAATATGGATTCTGGTCCTCAGACGAGAAGGAGCAGTTCCGAATTTACAG GGTGGACATCTCAGACACGCTCATGTATGTCTATGAGATGTTGGGGGCCGAGCTGCTCAGCAACCTCTATGACAAGCTGGGTCGTTTGCTCACCAGCTCAGAGGAGCCCTACTCCTGGCAG CACACAGAGGCCCTCCTCTACGGCTTCCAATCCATCGCAGAGACCATTGACGTCAACTATTCTGATGTGGTGCCTGGGCTCATTGGCCTCATCCCACGGATCAGCATCAGCAACGTGCAGCTGGCAGACACTGTCATGTTCACCATTG gAGCTCTGTCTGAATGGCTGGCTGACCACCCCGTCATGATCAACAGTGTTCTGCCCCTGGTACTGCATGCCCTAGGCAATCCTGAGCTCTCTGTCTCTTCTGTGTCTACCCTCAAGAAGATCTGCCGAGAGTGCAAGTATGACCTGCCTCCCTATGCTGCCAACATTGTGGCCGTGTCCCAG GATGTGCTGATGAAACAGATCCACAAG ACAAGCCAGTGCATGTGGCTGATGCAGGCGCTGGGCTTCCTGCTGTCAGCTCTTCAAGTGGAGGAGATTCTTAAGAACCTGCACTCGCTTATCTCACCCTATATCCAGCAACTGGAGAAGCTGGCAGAGgagata CCCAATCCCTCCAACAAGCTGGCCATTGTTCACATCTTGGGGCTTCTCTCCAACCTCTTCACCACATTGGACATCAGTCATCATGAGGATGATCACGAAGGCCCTGAGCTTCGGAAGCTGCCAGTGCCACAGGGACCCAACCCC gtggtggtggtgctgcAGCAGGTCTTCCAGCTTATCCAGAAGGTGCTGAGCAAATGGTTGAATGATGCCCAGGTTGTGGAG GCGGTGTGCGCTATCTTTGAGAAGTCTGTTAAGACGCTGCTGGATGACTTTGCCCCCATGGTGCCACAGCTGTGTGAGATGCTGGGTCGGATGTACAGCACCATCCCCCAGGCCTCTGCTCTTGACCTCACTCGACAG CTGGTCCACATCTTTGCTCATGAGCCTGCCCACTTTCCCCCAATTGAGGCCCTCTTCCTGCTCGTCACCTCCGTCACACTCACTCTCTTCCAGCAAG ggCCCAGGGATCATCCTGATATTGTTGATTCATTTATGCAACTCCTGGCACAG GCTCTGAAGCGGAAGCCAGATTTGTTCCTGTGTGAACGATTGGATGTCAAAGCTGTGTTCCAGTGTG CTGTGCTGGCCCTCAAGTTCCCTGAGGCACCTACTGTCAAGGCCTCCTGTGGCTTCTTT ACAGAGCTGCTGCCTCGGTGTGGGGAAGTAGAGTCTGTGGGAAAGGTGGTACAGGAAGACGGTCGTATGCTGCTCATAGCAGTGCTGGAG GCCATTGGGGGCCAGGCCTCCCGCAGCCTCATGGACTGCTTTGCCGACATCCTGTTCGCCCTGAACAAgcactgcttcagcctcctgagcatgtGGATCAAGGAGGCCCTGCAGCCACCTGGTTTTCcctctgcccgcctcagccctgAACAGAAGGATACCTTCAGCCAGCAGATCCTTCG CGAGCGAGTGAACAAGAGGCGGGTGAAGGAGATGGTGAAGGAGTTCACACTGCTGTGCCGGGGTCTCCATGGCACAGATTACACAGCTGACTACTGA
- the LOC105494895 gene encoding importin-13 isoform X2 produces MERREEQPGAAGAGAAPALDFTVENVEKALHQLYYDPNIENKNLAQKWLMQAQVSPQAWHFSWQLLQPDKVPEIQYFGASALHIKISRYWSDIPTDQYESLKAQLFTQITRFASGSKIVLTRLCVALASLALSMMPDAWPCAVADMVRLFQAEDSPVDGQGRCLALLELLTVLPEEFQTSRLPQYRKGLVRTSLAVECGAVFPLLEQLLQQPSSPSCVRQKVLKCFSSWVQLEVPLQDCEALIQAAFAALQDSELFDSSVEAIVNAISQPDAQRYVNTLLKLIPLVLGLQEQLRQAVQNGDMETSHGICRIAVALGENHSRALLDQVEHWQSFLALVNMIMFCTGIPGHYPVNETTSSLTLTFWYTLQDDILSFEAEKQAVYQQVYRPVYFQLVDVLLHKAQFPSDEEYGFWSSDEKEQFRIYRVDISDTLMYVYEMLGAELLSNLYDKLGRLLTSSEEPYSWQHTEALLYGFQSIAETIDVNYSDVVPGLIGLIPRISISNVQLADTVMFTIGALSEWLADHPVMINSVLPLVLHALGNPELSVSSVSTLKKICRECKYDLPPYAANIVAVSQDVLMKQIHKTSQCMWLMQALGFLLSALQVEEILKNLHSLISPYIQQLEKLAEEIPNPSNKLAIVHILGLLSNLFTTLDISHHEDDHEGPELRKLPVPQGPNPVVVVLQQVFQLIQKVLSKWLNDAQVVEAVCAIFEKSVKTLLDDFAPMVPQLCEMLGRMYSTIPQASALDLTRQLVHIFAHEPAHFPPIEALFLLVTSVTLTLFQQGPRDHPDIVDSFMQLLAQALKRKPDLFLCERLDVKAVFQCAVLALKFPEAPTVKASCGFFTELLPRCGEVESVGKVVQEDGRMLLIAVLEAIGGQASRSLMDCFADILFALNKHCFSLLSMWIKEALQPPGFPSARLSPEQKDTFSQQILRERVNKRRVKEMVKEFTLLCRGLHGTDYTADY; encoded by the exons ATGGAGCGGCGGGAGGAGCAGCCGGGGGCTGCAGGGGCTGGAGCAGCACCAGCCTTGGACTTCACTGTGGAGAACGTGGAGAAG GCGCTGCACCAGCTCTACTATGACCCCAACATTGAGAACAAGAACCTGGCTCAGAAGTGGCTGATGCAGGCCCAGGTCTCCCCACAGGCCTGGCACTTCAGCTGGCAGCTACTGCAACCTGACAAGGTACCAGAGATCCAGTACTTTGGGGCCAGTGCTCTTCACATCAAGATCTCTCGCTACTGGAGTGACATCCCCACTGACCAGTATGAAAGCCTAAAGGCACAGCTCTTCACCCAGATCACCCGCTTTGCCAGTGGCTCCAAGATTGTACTGACTCGGCTGTGCGTGGCACTGGCCTCACTGGCTCTCAGCATGATGCCTGACGCTTGGCCATGTGCTGTGGCAGATATGGTACGACTCTTCCAGGCTGAGGACTCACCAGTGGATGGCCAGGGTCGCTGCCTAGCCCTGCTAGAGCTACTGACAGTGCTGCctgaggagttccagaccagccgcCTACCCCAGTACCGCAAAGGCCTGGTGCGGACCAGCCTGGCGGTGGAATGTGGGGCTGTCTTCCCGCTGCTGGAGCAACTACTACAGCAGCCCAGCTCACCCAGCTGTGTGCGTCAGAAGGTGCTCAAGTGTTTCTCCAGCTGGGTGCAGCTGGAGGTGCCACTGCAGGACTGTGAGGCGCTCATTCAGGCTGCCTTCGCTGCTCTGCAGGACTCGGAGCTCTTCGACAGCAGTGTGGAGGCCATTGTGAATGCCATCTCACAGCCTGATGCCCAGAG GTACGTGAACACGCTCCTGAAGCTCATCCCGCTGGTGCTGGGTCTGCAGGAACAACTGCGGCAGGCAGTGCAGAACGGGGACATGGAGACCTCCCATGGCATCTGTCGCATCGCTGTGGCCCTGGGCGAGAACCACTCCCG GGCCTTGCTGGACCAAGTAGAGCACTGGCAGAGTTTCCTGGCACTTGTCAACATGATTATGTTCTGCACAGGCATCCCTGGCCACTATCCTGTCAATGAGACCACCAGCTCCCTAACCCTCACCTTCTGGTACACGCTGCAG GATGATATTCTATCCTTTGAGGCAGAGAAGCAGGCTGTATACCAGCAGGTGTACCGGCCAGTCTACTTCCAGCTGGTGGATGTGCTTCTGCACAAGGCCCAGTTCCCTTCTGATGAGGAATATGGATTCTGGTCCTCAGACGAGAAGGAGCAGTTCCGAATTTACAG GGTGGACATCTCAGACACGCTCATGTATGTCTATGAGATGTTGGGGGCCGAGCTGCTCAGCAACCTCTATGACAAGCTGGGTCGTTTGCTCACCAGCTCAGAGGAGCCCTACTCCTGGCAG CACACAGAGGCCCTCCTCTACGGCTTCCAATCCATCGCAGAGACCATTGACGTCAACTATTCTGATGTGGTGCCTGGGCTCATTGGCCTCATCCCACGGATCAGCATCAGCAACGTGCAGCTGGCAGACACTGTCATGTTCACCATTG gAGCTCTGTCTGAATGGCTGGCTGACCACCCCGTCATGATCAACAGTGTTCTGCCCCTGGTACTGCATGCCCTAGGCAATCCTGAGCTCTCTGTCTCTTCTGTGTCTACCCTCAAGAAGATCTGCCGAGAGTGCAAGTATGACCTGCCTCCCTATGCTGCCAACATTGTGGCCGTGTCCCAG GATGTGCTGATGAAACAGATCCACAAG ACAAGCCAGTGCATGTGGCTGATGCAGGCGCTGGGCTTCCTGCTGTCAGCTCTTCAAGTGGAGGAGATTCTTAAGAACCTGCACTCGCTTATCTCACCCTATATCCAGCAACTGGAGAAGCTGGCAGAGgagata CCCAATCCCTCCAACAAGCTGGCCATTGTTCACATCTTGGGGCTTCTCTCCAACCTCTTCACCACATTGGACATCAGTCATCATGAGGATGATCACGAAGGCCCTGAGCTTCGGAAGCTGCCAGTGCCACAGGGACCCAACCCC gtggtggtggtgctgcAGCAGGTCTTCCAGCTTATCCAGAAGGTGCTGAGCAAATGGTTGAATGATGCCCAGGTTGTGGAG GCGGTGTGCGCTATCTTTGAGAAGTCTGTTAAGACGCTGCTGGATGACTTTGCCCCCATGGTGCCACAGCTGTGTGAGATGCTGGGTCGGATGTACAGCACCATCCCCCAGGCCTCTGCTCTTGACCTCACTCGACAG CTGGTCCACATCTTTGCTCATGAGCCTGCCCACTTTCCCCCAATTGAGGCCCTCTTCCTGCTCGTCACCTCCGTCACACTCACTCTCTTCCAGCAAG ggCCCAGGGATCATCCTGATATTGTTGATTCATTTATGCAACTCCTGGCACAG GCTCTGAAGCGGAAGCCAGATTTGTTCCTGTGTGAACGATTGGATGTCAAAGCTGTGTTCCAGTGTG CTGTGCTGGCCCTCAAGTTCCCTGAGGCACCTACTGTCAAGGCCTCCTGTGGCTTCTTT ACAGAGCTGCTGCCTCGGTGTGGGGAAGTAGAGTCTGTGGGAAAGGTGGTACAGGAAGACGGTCGTATGCTGCTCATAGCAGTGCTGGAG GCCATTGGGGGCCAGGCCTCCCGCAGCCTCATGGACTGCTTTGCCGACATCCTGTTCGCCCTGAACAAgcactgcttcagcctcctgagcatgtGGATCAAGGAGGCCCTGCAGCCACCTGGTTTTCcctctgcccgcctcagccctgAACAGAAGGATACCTTCAGCCAGCAGATCCTTCG CGAGCGAGTGAACAAGAGGCGGGTGAAGGAGATGGTGAAGGAGTTCACACTGCTGTGCCGGGGTCTCCATGGCACAGATTACACAGCTGACTACTGA